In a single window of the Coleofasciculaceae cyanobacterium genome:
- the clpS gene encoding ATP-dependent Clp protease adapter ClpS, producing the protein MGTSVIDKSSTSTVRKHAPRYKVLLHNDDFNSMEYVVQVLMETVSGMTQPQAVNIMMETHNSGVGLVITCALEHAEFYSETLCNHGLTSTIEPDE; encoded by the coding sequence CTGGGAACTTCTGTAATAGATAAAAGTTCAACTTCAACTGTGCGCAAGCACGCACCGCGCTATAAAGTTTTACTCCATAATGACGATTTCAACTCAATGGAGTATGTAGTTCAGGTTTTAATGGAGACTGTCAGCGGTATGACTCAGCCTCAAGCAGTTAATATTATGATGGAAACTCACAATAGCGGAGTTGGTTTAGTTATTACCTGTGCATTAGAACACGCTGAATTTTATTCCGAAACTCTGTGTAATCATGGCTTGACCAGCACCATTGAGCCTGACGAATAA
- a CDS encoding CPBP family intramembrane glutamic endopeptidase has product MTLLFGELLVLWRFWGRLVYGETHIFAHYGLVSNTKNGREFLQGLAIGFWLCLALFILEVLVGWIEVVTPSVNLIKITVEGFFSAVGISLAEELLFRGWLLDELQRDYEQKICLWVSAIAYAIAHFFKPIEEIIRTAVTFPALVLLGIALVLAKYRHGDRLGICIGIHAGLVWGYYIVNVGRLVEYTNRVPVWVTGIDANPIAGLMGLFFLSGLTLGVISRDQCK; this is encoded by the coding sequence ATGACATTGCTGTTTGGAGAATTGCTGGTTTTGTGGCGATTTTGGGGCAGGTTGGTATATGGTGAAACGCATATTTTTGCTCACTATGGTTTAGTTAGCAATACTAAAAATGGTCGAGAATTTCTTCAAGGTTTAGCGATTGGCTTTTGGCTGTGCCTGGCTTTATTTATTTTAGAAGTACTTGTAGGGTGGATAGAAGTTGTTACACCTTCAGTTAATCTGATTAAAATTACTGTCGAAGGCTTTTTCAGTGCAGTGGGAATCAGCTTAGCAGAAGAATTGTTGTTTCGTGGCTGGTTACTTGATGAGCTACAGCGAGATTACGAGCAAAAAATTTGTCTTTGGGTTAGTGCGATCGCTTATGCCATAGCTCATTTTTTCAAGCCGATTGAGGAGATAATTCGCACTGCGGTAACTTTTCCCGCTTTAGTTTTGCTGGGAATAGCTTTGGTATTAGCTAAATATCGGCATGGCGATCGCTTGGGCATCTGTATTGGTATTCATGCAGGGTTAGTTTGGGGCTACTACATTGTTAATGTTGGTCGGTTGGTTGAATATACTAATCGAGTTCCAGTCTGGGTTACGGGAATTGATGCTAATCCAATCGCTGGGTTAATGGGACTGTTTTTTTTATCGGGTTTAACTTTGGGGGTAATATCCAGGGATCAATGTAAATAG
- the recJ gene encoding single-stranded-DNA-specific exonuclease RecJ, with the protein MSDRQAYQDYPLRQRLPNQRWHIATPQPDKAQELSVSTGLLPLVAQVIINRDIATADEAHTYIEPESQDLPSPLVEFVDLEASVELIKNAIADEEQIAICGDYDADGMTSTALLLRALKHLGAKVDYAIPSRMKDGYGINNRIVEEFAENGVGLILTVDNGISAYEPVARAIELGLSVIITDHHDLPEKLPPADAILNPKLLPDSSPYKGLAGVGVAYILAIATAQSLGKLKGLTNPIMELFTLGTIADLAPLVGVNRRWLKRGLRALPNSQLLGIQALMQVAGVDEAQKQLKPDDIGFRLGPRINAVGRIGDPQMVIELLTTDDPEVAKMRAMQCEQINQHRRQLCEQIEKEAIALVESTPISWQRDRVLVVVAAGWHHGVIGIVASRLVERYGVPVFIGTYEDHEPVEADAPTSPRMIRGSARSIDEFNVFDALNYCSDLLGKFGGHRAAGGFSFAADNLEQVKQRLSEFAYMCLEVEHLKPLVKIDAQASLGQVDFELYQQIESLQPWGIGNSTPVFWTPNVKVVEQRAIGKTQSHLKLTLQEPDSSTQIKAVAWRWGEYCPLPECLDIAYKLQENHWQGNTNIELELVGVKLPQSQPNNNIIVLNKKIENGNVQKAVFTYSGRIYVCSKTVKELRIRNDRGKILAVSQGDRTGLLGKTRDEAQEVNVTKEPYFQLIKAALRAIEAGK; encoded by the coding sequence ATGAGCGATCGCCAAGCCTATCAAGATTATCCTCTTCGTCAACGTTTGCCAAACCAAAGATGGCACATTGCCACGCCTCAACCCGACAAAGCTCAGGAGTTAAGCGTTTCTACTGGCTTATTGCCCTTGGTAGCGCAGGTAATAATTAATCGCGATATAGCTACAGCTGACGAAGCTCACACCTACATTGAGCCAGAATCTCAGGATTTGCCTTCTCCCTTGGTGGAGTTTGTGGATTTAGAGGCAAGCGTTGAGCTAATCAAGAATGCGATCGCTGATGAAGAACAAATTGCCATCTGTGGAGACTATGATGCTGATGGCATGACTAGTACTGCATTACTGTTACGCGCCTTAAAACATTTGGGAGCAAAGGTAGATTATGCTATTCCCAGCCGCATGAAAGACGGTTACGGTATTAATAATCGAATCGTTGAAGAATTTGCCGAAAACGGTGTCGGTTTGATTCTCACGGTAGATAACGGTATTTCTGCTTATGAACCTGTTGCCAGGGCAATCGAGTTAGGCTTAAGCGTAATTATCACCGATCATCACGACTTGCCAGAAAAACTCCCTCCCGCCGATGCCATTCTTAATCCCAAGCTATTACCAGATAGTTCTCCCTACAAAGGATTAGCAGGGGTAGGAGTAGCCTATATTTTAGCGATCGCTACTGCTCAAAGCCTAGGCAAATTAAAGGGTTTAACTAACCCCATTATGGAACTGTTTACCCTGGGAACAATCGCCGATCTTGCCCCCTTAGTGGGGGTTAATCGCCGTTGGCTCAAGCGTGGTTTACGAGCCTTGCCTAATTCACAATTACTGGGTATTCAAGCATTAATGCAGGTAGCGGGAGTAGATGAAGCGCAAAAACAGCTCAAACCCGATGATATTGGCTTTCGCTTAGGGCCTAGAATTAATGCTGTAGGGCGAATTGGCGATCCACAAATGGTCATTGAGCTACTAACTACCGACGATCCTGAAGTAGCCAAGATGAGGGCGATGCAGTGCGAACAAATCAATCAGCATCGTCGTCAACTATGTGAGCAAATTGAAAAAGAAGCGATCGCTCTAGTTGAATCTACACCGATTTCTTGGCAGCGTGATCGAGTTTTGGTAGTAGTAGCAGCAGGCTGGCATCATGGCGTGATTGGTATAGTCGCATCGCGATTAGTGGAACGTTATGGTGTCCCTGTGTTTATTGGTACTTATGAAGATCATGAGCCAGTAGAAGCAGATGCGCCAACATCTCCTCGAATGATTCGCGGATCTGCTAGAAGTATTGATGAGTTTAACGTATTTGATGCTCTTAACTATTGCAGCGATTTATTAGGCAAATTTGGCGGACATCGCGCAGCGGGTGGCTTTAGTTTTGCCGCCGATAATTTAGAACAGGTGAAACAAAGACTAAGTGAGTTTGCTTATATGTGCCTGGAAGTGGAACACCTTAAACCACTGGTAAAAATAGACGCTCAAGCTAGCTTAGGACAGGTTGATTTTGAACTTTATCAACAAATTGAAAGCTTGCAGCCTTGGGGTATTGGCAATAGCACCCCTGTGTTCTGGACACCCAATGTTAAAGTTGTCGAGCAAAGAGCGATCGGTAAAACTCAAAGTCATTTAAAGTTAACTTTACAAGAACCCGATTCTTCAACTCAAATTAAAGCCGTAGCTTGGCGATGGGGCGAATACTGTCCGTTACCCGAATGTTTAGACATTGCTTACAAGTTGCAAGAGAATCACTGGCAGGGCAATACTAATATTGAATTAGAGTTAGTCGGGGTTAAACTGCCTCAATCACAACCAAACAACAATATTATTGTTTTGAATAAAAAAATTGAAAATGGTAATGTCCAAAAAGCGGTGTTTACCTATAGTGGGAGAATTTATGTATGCAGTAAAACAGTTAAAGAATTGCGGATTAGAAACGATCGCGGCAAAATTTTAGCGGTTAGTCAAGGCGATCGCACAGGCTTGTTGGGTAAAACCAGAGACGAAGCTCAAGAAGTTAATGTAACTAAAGAGCCTTATTTTCAGTTGATTAAGGCTGCCTTACGAGCAATTGAGGCAGGAAAATAG
- a CDS encoding LCP family protein: protein MPFRKAYQSTPSGKKTTAQSNSINYPLKNQKKKLNKRRAILVGFGLASVSVVSAAVGAFLAVALSTASPLQQANLSNEEQQVFSQTETVTAKNLNLPELKRPVNILVLGIKVISSDLDNEGIKYQKKDVGYQYLVNSFEGLSDSMLLLRFDPKQEKVSVLSIPRDTRVYIERYGVRKINHANKYGGPALTAAVASELLGGINIDRYVRVNVQGVEKLIDALGGVTVNVPKDMKYNDFSQHLYIDLKKGIQHLDGDKSMQFLRYRYDEYGDISRVQRQQMLMRSAVEQTLKPATVVKIPKLLAIIQSHLDTNLTVRELMALSNFASQIERSQIKMMMLPGDFNSADESVSYWLPNYQNINQLMTKHFNLPRDRDDGAIANNQYASLEGIPDISNPRMRISVQDSTENQEVLQSALDKLREAGYTRVNASKNWQDPLAKTRVIAQSGDDEAAEQVRSILGVGEVVVESTGELNSDITVQLGRDWKKQLQQLIKSNLGPEELESAENFSN from the coding sequence GTGCCATTTAGAAAAGCCTATCAATCAACTCCTTCGGGAAAGAAAACTACTGCTCAATCTAATTCGATTAACTACCCCCTTAAAAACCAAAAGAAGAAATTGAACAAGAGAAGAGCTATTTTAGTTGGGTTTGGTTTGGCTAGTGTATCTGTCGTTTCGGCAGCAGTTGGTGCATTTTTAGCCGTAGCTCTATCGACTGCATCCCCCTTACAGCAAGCAAACCTGAGTAACGAAGAACAACAAGTTTTTAGTCAAACAGAAACAGTGACTGCTAAAAACCTAAACCTGCCAGAATTAAAACGTCCTGTAAATATTTTAGTCTTAGGGATCAAGGTTATTAGTTCTGACTTAGACAATGAAGGAATTAAATACCAAAAAAAAGATGTTGGCTATCAATACTTAGTCAACTCGTTTGAGGGTCTAAGTGACAGTATGTTGCTGTTGAGGTTCGATCCCAAACAAGAGAAAGTGTCCGTGTTATCTATTCCCAGGGATACCCGTGTTTATATTGAAAGATATGGCGTCAGAAAAATTAATCATGCTAATAAATATGGTGGTCCTGCTTTAACTGCCGCGGTAGCGAGTGAATTGCTGGGTGGTATAAATATCGATCGCTATGTGCGGGTTAACGTTCAGGGAGTGGAAAAGTTAATTGACGCTTTGGGTGGGGTTACGGTTAATGTACCTAAAGATATGAAGTACAACGACTTTAGCCAACATCTCTATATCGACCTGAAAAAAGGCATTCAGCATTTAGATGGCGACAAATCAATGCAATTTTTACGTTATCGCTATGATGAGTATGGCGATATCTCGCGAGTGCAACGCCAGCAAATGTTGATGCGTTCGGCAGTAGAGCAAACGCTTAAACCCGCCACGGTCGTTAAAATTCCTAAATTACTTGCGATAATTCAATCTCATTTAGATACTAATTTAACTGTTCGAGAATTAATGGCTTTATCAAATTTCGCTTCGCAAATTGAGCGATCTCAAATCAAAATGATGATGTTACCTGGAGACTTTAATAGCGCCGATGAATCTGTTAGCTATTGGCTGCCTAACTATCAGAATATTAATCAGTTAATGACTAAGCATTTTAATTTACCTAGAGATCGAGATGACGGGGCGATTGCTAATAACCAATATGCTAGCTTAGAAGGTATACCCGACATCAGTAATCCTCGCATGAGAATCTCAGTGCAGGACAGCACCGAGAATCAAGAAGTGTTACAGTCAGCTTTAGATAAGCTTAGAGAAGCAGGTTACACCAGAGTAAACGCTAGCAAAAATTGGCAAGATCCCTTGGCTAAAACTAGAGTGATTGCTCAATCAGGAGATGATGAAGCAGCCGAACAAGTGCGTTCAATTCTCGGTGTCGGAGAAGTGGTGGTAGAAAGTACAGGAGAACTTAATTCTGACATTACGGTGCAGCTTGGTCGAGATTGGAAAAAACAGCTGCAACAGTTAATCAAATCAAATTTGGGACCAGAAGAATTGGAATCGGCCGAAAATTTTAGCAACTAG
- a CDS encoding molybdenum cofactor guanylyltransferase, whose protein sequence is MLEPIKSKISAIVLAGGESSRMGRDKALLDLGGNTLLNHVCSIASECASQTYVVTPWIEKYLSVVPSSCQLVREKLILNSKSNIPLIGFIQGMQLVKTEWVLLLACDLPYLSSSQVKQWSLALATVLPTEIALLPRSVKGWEPLCGFYRRRSLASLKAYQGNGGQSFQSWLAVHPVKELSLSDRHCLFNCNTPEDWESV, encoded by the coding sequence ATGCTCGAACCAATTAAAAGTAAGATTAGCGCGATTGTCTTAGCTGGAGGAGAAAGTTCTCGCATGGGAAGAGACAAAGCTCTGTTAGATTTGGGTGGCAACACGCTGCTAAATCATGTTTGTTCGATCGCCAGTGAATGCGCTAGTCAAACTTATGTGGTGACACCTTGGATTGAAAAATATCTGAGTGTCGTTCCTTCTAGTTGCCAATTAGTTAGAGAAAAGCTAATTTTAAACTCCAAATCTAATATTCCTCTAATTGGTTTTATTCAAGGAATGCAGCTAGTTAAGACAGAATGGGTCTTATTATTAGCTTGCGATTTACCTTATTTGTCTTCGTCTCAAGTAAAACAGTGGTCGCTAGCTTTGGCAACAGTATTACCCACAGAAATTGCCCTTTTGCCCCGCAGTGTTAAAGGATGGGAGCCTTTATGTGGTTTTTATCGTCGCAGATCCCTCGCTTCACTGAAAGCCTATCAGGGAAATGGAGGTCAATCTTTTCAATCTTGGTTAGCCGTACATCCCGTGAAAGAATTATCATTAAGCGATCGCCACTGTCTTTTTAACTGCAATACTCCCGAAGACTGGGAATCAGTATAA